The genomic stretch ACCAGTGCGGCATGGGGTCCTCGTCGGCCCCCTCGGGTGCTCGATCCCAGAGTGTGGCCAGATGATTGAGCGGTCCGTGGCCGTGCCCCACCCGCAGATCATCTGAGCGAGTAATGGCCTCGGTCAGCCAGGTCTTGGTCTGTGTCAGCGCGGTGGGCCAATCCCCGCCGTGGGCATAGTGAGTGGCAAGAGCGGCGGAGAGTGAGCAGCCGGTACCGTGCGTGTTCTGCGTGTCCAGGCGCGGGGAGCTGACCTCGGTGAGCGCACCGGTGGCGTCAATTAATGCGTCCCTACAGCTAGTTCCTTCCAGATGCCCACCCTTGGCCAACACCAATAGCTGGTATTCGGCTGCCACCGCGCGTGCTTGGCCAACCGCTTGCTCCCAGGTTGTGGCCACCGTTCCGCGAGCCAACACGCCGAGCTCCGGAATATTGGGGGTGATGACATCGGCGTGGGTGAAGAGCTGGCGCAGGGCCGCATCGGCGGAGGGATCCAACAGGCTGTCCCCACTGGTGGCAATCATGACCGGATCAAGGATGACCGTCGGCACCATGGCACCTGCCAGTCCGGTAGGGGTGCGGATCGTGTTCAGCCAGTCACCCAGCGCGGTGATGACCTCGGCATTGGCCAGCATGCCGATTTTGATCGCGTCGATGTGTATGTCAACGGAGATGGCGGTGAGTTGTTCGGTGAGGAAGGAGGCGGGGGGAACGTGCACCGCCCGGACCCCACGAGTGTTCTGTGCTGTCAGCGCGCTGATGACCGCCATGCCGTAGCCCCCGGCGGCGGCGATGGACTTCAAGTCTGCCTGAATCCCGGCACCCCCGGAGGGGTCGGAACCGGCAATGGAGAGGATGT from Paeniglutamicibacter sp. Y32M11 encodes the following:
- the thiD gene encoding bifunctional hydroxymethylpyrimidine kinase/phosphomethylpyrimidine kinase, with product MTHSATANHTPSIKNILSIAGSDPSGGAGIQADLKSIAAAGGYGMAVISALTAQNTRGVRAVHVPPASFLTEQLTAISVDIHIDAIKIGMLANAEVITALGDWLNTIRTPTGLAGAMVPTVILDPVMIATSGDSLLDPSADAALRQLFTHADVITPNIPELGVLARGTVATTWEQAVGQARAVAAEYQLLVLAKGGHLEGTSCRDALIDATGALTEVSSPRLDTQNTHGTGCSLSAALATHYAHGGDWPTALTQTKTWLTEAITRSDDLRVGHGHGPLNHLATLWDRAPEGADEDPMPHWWEEITPILTGINQLSFITELSAGTLALEHFEDYLGQDALYLRGYASVMSKASALAPDEAARRFWAASAVSCLEEELALHRGRLGNQIPEPSPATDAYLNHLSSSAHDYPVLVAALLPCFWIYQDVGRRLAAANHPGHPYADWLSNYASEEFDALTREAINITRDVLHHAEPSTWESMWRAFEVSSLHELAFFAQTGADTGQQSDPVLTTQKAPAV